Proteins found in one Sporosarcina sp. FSL K6-3457 genomic segment:
- a CDS encoding NAD(P)H-dependent glycerol-3-phosphate dehydrogenase yields MEKVTVIGAGSWGTAIAFVLAENGHDCLLWARRPVQSAEINDEHTNHAYLPGISLPTTLTATSDLEAAAMHGDIVIIAVPTKGIRQICSELNTMPIGQKLVVHVSKGIEPDSLKRISEMIAEELSPAKVQAIVALSGPSHAEEVVLRHPTTVTAASVDLAAAERVQDMFMNNYFRVYTNPDIVGVEIGAALKNVIALAAGISDGLGYGDNAKAALITRGLAEISRLGMKMGANPLTFSGLTGLGDLIVTCTSVHSRNWKAGNMLGQGNSLEQVVSGMGMVIEGIRTAKAAHQLAELHAVSMPLTEALYSIVFENVPPKEAVDRLMNRMKKQEVEDLFDHR; encoded by the coding sequence ATGGAGAAAGTAACCGTTATTGGTGCTGGTAGCTGGGGAACGGCAATCGCCTTTGTTCTGGCTGAAAACGGTCATGACTGTCTACTCTGGGCAAGACGTCCTGTCCAATCTGCTGAAATAAATGATGAGCATACAAATCATGCTTATTTGCCAGGGATTTCGTTACCAACGACTTTAACAGCAACGTCAGATTTGGAAGCAGCAGCGATGCATGGTGATATCGTAATCATCGCTGTTCCGACAAAAGGGATACGCCAAATATGCTCCGAACTGAATACCATGCCGATTGGGCAAAAGCTCGTCGTCCATGTTTCAAAAGGGATTGAACCCGATTCATTGAAGCGGATATCGGAAATGATTGCGGAAGAATTGTCGCCCGCCAAAGTACAAGCCATTGTAGCGCTTTCTGGGCCTAGCCACGCAGAGGAAGTTGTTCTTAGACACCCAACAACTGTAACAGCTGCTTCGGTCGATTTAGCGGCAGCTGAACGAGTACAGGACATGTTCATGAATAATTACTTCCGTGTCTATACGAACCCGGATATTGTAGGTGTGGAAATTGGAGCTGCCCTTAAAAACGTCATTGCACTGGCTGCAGGTATTTCTGACGGGCTCGGTTATGGTGATAACGCAAAAGCTGCGCTAATTACGCGCGGTTTAGCGGAAATATCAAGACTAGGCATGAAGATGGGGGCAAATCCTCTGACGTTTTCTGGTTTGACGGGTCTTGGTGATCTAATTGTGACGTGTACAAGTGTCCATTCACGCAACTGGAAGGCGGGCAATATGCTCGGGCAAGGGAATAGTCTTGAACAGGTCGTTTCGGGCATGGGGATGGTCATAGAAGGCATCAGAACGGCTAAGGCGGCTCACCAGCTAGCAGAGCTGCATGCGGTTTCTATGCCGCTTACCGAAGCACTCTATTCAATTGTATTCGAAAATGTTCCACCGAAAGAAGCAGTTGACCGGCTGATGAACCGGATGAAGAAGCAAGAAGTCGAAGATTTATTTGACCACCGCTAA
- the der gene encoding ribosome biogenesis GTPase Der: protein MTKPTVAIVGRPNVGKSTIFNRIVGERISIVEDVAGVTRDRIYSSADWLSHDFNLIDTGGIDIGDEPFLEQIRSQAEIAIDEADVIIFLVNGREGVTDADEQVAKILYKTKKPVVLAVNKIDNPDMRDMIYDFYSLGFGDPYPISGSHGLGLGDLLDAVAKSFPEPGDEAIEDDVIRFSLIGRPNVGKSSLVNAFLGEERVIVSNIPGTTVDAIDTSYEFDGQKYKIIDTAGMRKKGKVYENVEKYAVLRALKAIDRSDVVLIVINGEEGIREMDKRIAGYAEDAGKGVMFVVNKWDAVEKDDKTMNKYIADIRDNFQFLDYAPIAFVSAKTRQRVTTLFDQVKQISENHALRIQSSVLNEVVEDAVARNPAPSEKGRRLRIYYATQVAIKPPTFVVFVNEPEIMHFSYERFLQNRLRESFGFEGTPIRLITRARS from the coding sequence ATGACTAAACCAACAGTGGCGATTGTCGGAAGACCAAACGTCGGGAAATCGACAATATTTAACCGAATCGTTGGAGAACGTATTTCGATTGTAGAAGATGTCGCGGGTGTTACGCGTGACCGCATTTATAGCTCAGCAGATTGGCTGAGCCATGATTTTAACCTCATCGATACAGGCGGGATTGATATTGGGGACGAGCCTTTTCTTGAGCAAATCCGTTCGCAAGCAGAAATTGCAATTGACGAAGCGGATGTTATTATTTTTCTAGTAAATGGCCGTGAAGGTGTTACTGATGCGGATGAGCAGGTGGCTAAAATCTTGTACAAAACAAAAAAACCTGTCGTTCTTGCGGTGAATAAGATTGATAACCCTGATATGAGGGATATGATTTATGATTTCTATTCGTTAGGATTTGGCGATCCATATCCAATTTCAGGCTCTCACGGACTTGGACTTGGTGATTTACTGGATGCAGTTGCAAAAAGCTTCCCAGAACCGGGTGATGAAGCGATTGAAGATGATGTCATCCGTTTTTCATTAATCGGGAGACCGAATGTCGGGAAATCATCGCTTGTCAATGCGTTTTTAGGTGAAGAACGCGTAATCGTTAGTAATATTCCTGGCACAACAGTAGATGCTATTGATACGTCTTATGAATTTGATGGACAAAAATATAAGATTATTGATACAGCTGGAATGCGTAAAAAAGGAAAGGTTTATGAAAATGTAGAGAAGTATGCTGTGCTTCGTGCATTAAAGGCGATAGATCGTTCGGATGTTGTGCTCATTGTCATCAATGGGGAAGAAGGCATTCGAGAGATGGACAAACGGATTGCCGGCTATGCAGAAGATGCAGGAAAAGGCGTTATGTTTGTCGTTAATAAATGGGATGCCGTTGAAAAAGATGACAAGACGATGAATAAGTATATTGCAGATATTCGTGATAACTTCCAATTTCTTGATTATGCACCGATCGCGTTTGTTTCAGCAAAAACAAGACAGCGCGTCACAACATTGTTTGATCAAGTCAAGCAGATCAGTGAAAATCATGCGCTACGTATTCAGTCAAGTGTCTTAAATGAAGTGGTAGAAGACGCTGTTGCAAGAAATCCAGCACCTTCAGAAAAAGGTCGTCGACTGCGTATTTACTATGCGACACAAGTTGCCATTAAGCCACCGACATTTGTTGTCTTTGTCAATGAACCTGAAATCATGCACTTCTCCTATGAACGTTTTTTACAAAACCGTCTTCGGGAATCGTTTGGCTTCGAAGGAACGCCAATTCGACTCATTACACGTGCAAGAAGCTAA
- the rpsA gene encoding 30S ribosomal protein S1: MTEEMNLETVNNYNEGARVTGKVTKIEDKSVTVEIAGAPFDGVIPISELSSLHIEKAADAVAEGDELELIIMKVEDNTYVLSKRKVDAEDSWDSLEEKFKNKETIETEVRDVVKGGLVVDLGVRGFIPASLVEDYFVESFEEYKGRMMTFKIVEMDKEKNRLILSHRAVIQEEKASQKDVVLEGLKEGQVLEGTVQRLASFGAFVDIGGIDGLVHISQLSHDHIEKVSDILKEGDKVNVKILSVDRDSERISLSIKDTLPGPWEGIEDKAPKGTVLQGTVKRLVSYGAFVEVLPGVEGLVHISRISHQHIGTPHEVLKEGQQVDVKVLEVNREEKRLSLSIKDLIEKEDDSNNSYGDYEMPEEASGFSLSDVIGDQLKKFSN; the protein is encoded by the coding sequence ATGACTGAAGAGATGAACTTGGAAACGGTGAATAACTACAATGAAGGTGCTCGGGTTACTGGAAAAGTAACAAAGATTGAAGACAAATCGGTGACGGTTGAAATTGCGGGAGCGCCATTTGATGGTGTGATTCCAATTAGTGAATTGTCCAGCCTTCATATTGAAAAGGCTGCGGATGCAGTTGCAGAAGGCGATGAACTTGAATTGATCATCATGAAGGTGGAAGATAACACGTACGTCCTGTCAAAACGGAAAGTCGATGCAGAAGACTCATGGGATTCTCTTGAAGAAAAGTTTAAGAATAAAGAAACAATTGAAACAGAAGTAAGAGATGTCGTCAAAGGCGGACTTGTTGTTGACCTTGGGGTACGCGGTTTCATCCCAGCATCACTTGTCGAAGATTATTTCGTCGAATCCTTTGAAGAATATAAAGGACGTATGATGACGTTCAAAATCGTTGAGATGGATAAAGAAAAAAATCGACTCATTCTCTCCCATCGTGCGGTTATTCAGGAAGAGAAGGCATCGCAAAAGGATGTCGTACTTGAAGGGTTGAAGGAAGGTCAAGTACTTGAAGGCACTGTTCAACGTCTGGCGTCATTTGGTGCATTCGTTGATATCGGTGGGATTGATGGACTTGTCCATATTTCTCAATTATCACATGATCACATCGAAAAAGTGTCTGACATTCTTAAAGAAGGCGATAAAGTAAATGTGAAAATCCTATCAGTTGACCGTGATTCTGAACGGATTTCACTATCCATTAAAGACACATTGCCTGGACCTTGGGAGGGAATTGAAGACAAGGCACCAAAAGGAACAGTACTCCAAGGGACTGTTAAACGTCTCGTATCATACGGTGCATTTGTTGAAGTACTTCCAGGTGTCGAGGGGCTTGTCCATATCTCACGTATTTCACATCAACATATTGGTACACCACATGAAGTATTGAAGGAAGGCCAACAAGTTGATGTGAAGGTATTGGAAGTCAATCGTGAAGAGAAACGTCTATCCTTGAGTATTAAAGATCTTATTGAAAAAGAAGATGACAGCAACAATTCTTATGGAGACTACGAGATGCCTGAAGAAGCGTCTGGCTTTTCCTTGAGCGATGTTATCGGAGATCAGTTGAAGAAATTTTCAAACTAA
- a CDS encoding lysophospholipid acyltransferase family protein: protein MNLYPFGKWLCSVVFYPLYRVKVVGKENFPKEGGVLLCTNHIANVDPPIVGISCPRPVHFMAKEELFNVPILKNVLPSVKAFPVKRGMSDREAFRKALKILKSGDVVGLFPEGTRSKTGELGTGLAGAGFFALKGEAAVMPCAIIGPYKRFKRLKVVYGKPIDITPYRERRASSEEVTEVIMNEIRKLIEQHKK, encoded by the coding sequence ATGAACTTATACCCGTTTGGAAAATGGTTGTGCAGTGTAGTTTTTTACCCACTTTACCGCGTAAAGGTAGTTGGCAAGGAAAACTTTCCGAAAGAGGGAGGAGTCCTTCTTTGTACGAATCATATTGCCAATGTTGACCCGCCGATTGTTGGAATTAGTTGTCCAAGGCCGGTTCACTTTATGGCGAAAGAAGAGCTTTTTAATGTGCCGATTTTGAAAAATGTACTCCCGAGTGTCAAAGCATTCCCAGTGAAACGCGGTATGAGCGATAGGGAAGCATTTCGTAAGGCATTGAAAATTCTCAAGTCTGGTGATGTTGTCGGCTTGTTCCCAGAAGGGACGAGAAGTAAGACAGGTGAGCTAGGCACAGGCCTTGCAGGTGCGGGTTTCTTCGCGCTTAAGGGAGAAGCAGCTGTGATGCCTTGTGCGATTATTGGACCTTATAAGCGCTTCAAACGGTTAAAAGTCGTGTACGGAAAACCGATTGATATAACACCTTATCGTGAAAGACGGGCTTCATCAGAAGAAGTAACCGAAGTTATCATGAATGAAATCCGTAAACTAATTGAACAACATAAGAAATGA
- the cmk gene encoding (d)CMP kinase — protein sequence MSIVIKIAIDGPAAAGKSTIAKMTAEKLGYTYIDTGAMYRALAHKALSRNIDTTNGEELKNLLQETEIVLLPSTAGQAVIVDGIDVSEEIRSQQVTAHVSAVAIHQGVRELMVEKQRQLAEGTGVVMDGRDIGTAVLPTAELKIFMTASVEERASRRHIENDKRGITTSLDDLKAEISERDRADSEREVSPLRQATDAVLIDTTAMSIEEVANQISELAEKRMNL from the coding sequence ATGAGTATCGTTATAAAAATCGCAATCGATGGTCCTGCTGCTGCAGGGAAAAGTACAATTGCTAAAATGACAGCCGAGAAACTAGGATATACGTATATCGACACAGGTGCGATGTACCGCGCACTTGCGCATAAAGCATTGAGCCGAAACATAGATACTACTAATGGCGAAGAACTTAAAAATCTACTGCAGGAGACAGAGATTGTTCTATTACCATCTACAGCAGGGCAAGCGGTCATCGTAGATGGTATTGATGTATCGGAGGAAATAAGATCACAGCAAGTCACTGCGCATGTATCAGCTGTTGCTATCCATCAAGGAGTCCGTGAGCTAATGGTTGAAAAACAACGGCAGCTTGCCGAAGGAACTGGAGTTGTGATGGATGGTCGTGATATTGGGACTGCGGTCCTGCCGACTGCAGAATTGAAAATTTTCATGACAGCATCTGTGGAAGAACGAGCGTCCCGCCGTCATATTGAAAATGACAAACGGGGCATCACAACATCTCTTGATGACTTGAAAGCAGAAATTAGCGAACGTGATCGTGCGGATAGTGAAAGAGAAGTATCTCCACTGAGACAAGCAACAGATGCAGTGTTAATCGATACGACAGCAATGTCAATCGAAGAAGTGGCGAATCAAATCAGCGAACTCGCCGAAAAGAGGATGAATTTATGA
- a CDS encoding flagellar brake protein, with amino-acid sequence MLLSIGTIIVIDTDFTKDSEKYKSKVIDMGDGFVMIDYPTHIKSGKTAFFLDGTQLLVSFINNKKMSYAFRTEVSGRLNKGIPMLKLSYPGDEQLIKIQRREFVRVETAIDIAVEKDGQFSNYVAEDLSAGGVALNLPEKVPFGAEDIVTLTIVLPFMNKEIKYVKVNAKIIRIWVKGGRRIASLQFEDIESIESQYIIRFCFERQLQMRNRQ; translated from the coding sequence ATGCTACTTTCGATTGGGACAATCATTGTCATCGACACAGACTTTACAAAAGATAGTGAAAAATATAAAAGTAAAGTAATCGATATGGGCGACGGGTTTGTAATGATTGATTATCCGACACATATCAAGTCAGGGAAAACTGCATTTTTCTTGGATGGAACACAATTACTTGTATCATTCATAAACAATAAAAAAATGTCTTATGCTTTTCGGACTGAAGTGAGTGGACGATTAAACAAAGGGATTCCTATGTTGAAATTATCATATCCGGGTGACGAGCAGCTTATCAAAATTCAAAGACGTGAATTTGTTAGAGTAGAGACAGCTATCGATATTGCGGTTGAGAAGGATGGACAGTTTAGTAATTATGTGGCTGAGGATTTGAGTGCAGGTGGTGTAGCACTTAATCTTCCTGAGAAAGTCCCGTTTGGTGCAGAAGATATCGTTACTTTGACAATTGTTCTGCCTTTTATGAACAAAGAAATAAAATATGTCAAAGTAAATGCGAAAATTATACGCATATGGGTCAAAGGTGGTAGGAGAATTGCTTCCTTGCAATTTGAAGATATTGAATCAATTGAAAGTCAATATATCATCCGATTTTGTTTTGAGCGGCAGTTACAGATGAGAAATAGACAATAG
- a CDS encoding PepSY1/2 domain-containing protein: MIFVLVYTVATLAIFSIGKAAESEQLSIALGGQYATQMTDASEKLEELDTAVKKTLLFNESDGSEKAREDIWRLSSDIKKSVSSLPLDQSFSTSWLNYLGRLGNYAKEANRSEDNEEYHKVMAQASKNLRELADQWEVATVGMVSGRLSMDDWKNRLDSADKGHDWAGMGTAVKQYTESDFPLTASESDSMKKKELRDMADAKVTSDEAVDRFKRLFPSVSNDIISVESSKPGSPYPFYHIRFAENQSIGYIDITEKGGHVLSFLSERPFGKESLPFEDIQKKAEAFLMDTGYTDLVYEESRENNTAWHFVYVRVEPDYKAKVFSDTIHLKVAKDTGGIVGLDASEYIRKEKTTSQPITKKDWKKFFHSGVTIAKEELAYVENDRLEQRLTHYLTVTMDENGQTGTYAVIIDTETSEVIKTEKLQ; the protein is encoded by the coding sequence ATGATATTTGTTTTAGTGTATACAGTAGCTACGCTAGCAATATTTTCAATTGGAAAAGCAGCTGAAAGCGAACAGCTTTCCATTGCACTTGGTGGGCAATACGCCACTCAGATGACGGATGCATCAGAAAAACTAGAAGAGCTTGATACAGCGGTCAAGAAGACGTTATTGTTCAATGAATCAGATGGCTCTGAGAAAGCTCGTGAAGATATTTGGCGATTGTCTTCTGATATTAAAAAATCAGTGTCATCGTTACCCTTGGATCAAAGCTTTTCCACTTCGTGGCTGAACTATCTCGGAAGGCTTGGAAATTATGCCAAAGAGGCTAATCGTTCAGAAGACAATGAGGAGTATCATAAAGTCATGGCGCAAGCCTCAAAAAATCTGCGTGAATTGGCGGATCAATGGGAAGTCGCAACAGTCGGTATGGTAAGCGGAAGATTGTCAATGGATGATTGGAAAAATAGACTGGACTCCGCCGACAAAGGACACGATTGGGCGGGGATGGGTACAGCGGTGAAACAATATACAGAAAGTGATTTTCCGTTGACGGCAAGTGAATCTGATTCGATGAAGAAAAAAGAGTTGCGAGATATGGCAGATGCAAAAGTGACAAGTGATGAGGCGGTTGATCGCTTTAAAAGGTTATTTCCGTCCGTTTCCAACGATATTATTAGCGTTGAATCGAGTAAACCAGGCTCACCTTATCCTTTCTATCATATCCGTTTTGCTGAAAATCAATCCATAGGTTATATCGACATAACGGAGAAAGGAGGTCATGTCCTGTCATTTCTTTCCGAAAGACCTTTTGGCAAGGAAAGTCTACCGTTTGAGGATATTCAGAAAAAGGCGGAAGCTTTTTTAATGGATACGGGGTACACGGATCTTGTGTATGAAGAGTCGAGGGAAAATAATACGGCCTGGCATTTTGTTTATGTGAGGGTAGAACCAGACTATAAAGCAAAAGTGTTTTCCGATACAATCCATTTGAAAGTTGCGAAAGATACCGGTGGGATTGTGGGGCTCGATGCTTCGGAATATATCCGGAAAGAGAAGACAACTTCGCAGCCGATTACGAAAAAAGATTGGAAGAAGTTTTTCCATTCGGGCGTTACAATTGCTAAAGAAGAGCTTGCCTATGTGGAGAATGACAGGCTGGAGCAAAGGCTAACGCATTACTTAACGGTGACAATGGATGAAAATGGGCAAACAGGAACATATGCGGTAATCATTGATACTGAAACGTCTGAAGTGATTAAAACAGAGAAGTTGCAATAA
- the sleB gene encoding spore cortex-lytic enzyme, with product MNVKKWFIRMMVVVLLLGCVYVTSPGQIAAFSSQEVTRGAFGDDVIELQSRLQYIGFYTGTIDGKFGYGTYWALRNFQEKYGLPIDGIAGSKTKKKLVDVSKYDEKFVKDNLNKGNKFTHYGGKPLASQVSKGTGKTESVQAPAKYSEKDIQLMANAVYGEARGEPYDGQVAVAAVILNRVEHPDFPDTVGGVIFQPLAFTAVADGQIWLEPNDRAKEAVLDAINGWDPSENAIYYFNPITATSKWIWSRPQIKKIGLHIFCN from the coding sequence ATGAATGTGAAAAAGTGGTTCATCCGCATGATGGTAGTTGTCCTTCTTCTCGGATGTGTATACGTAACCTCGCCCGGCCAAATAGCGGCCTTTAGTTCGCAGGAAGTGACACGTGGTGCTTTTGGTGATGACGTTATTGAACTACAGTCGCGACTTCAGTACATTGGTTTTTATACGGGGACGATTGACGGCAAATTTGGCTATGGAACGTATTGGGCGTTGCGTAATTTTCAGGAGAAGTATGGACTCCCCATCGATGGAATTGCAGGATCGAAGACCAAAAAGAAGTTGGTCGATGTGTCAAAGTATGATGAGAAATTTGTCAAAGACAATTTAAACAAAGGCAATAAGTTCACCCATTACGGTGGGAAGCCATTAGCGTCTCAAGTGTCAAAAGGAACAGGTAAAACGGAAAGTGTCCAAGCTCCTGCTAAATATTCGGAAAAGGATATCCAGCTAATGGCGAATGCGGTATACGGAGAGGCTAGGGGAGAACCTTATGATGGTCAGGTTGCGGTTGCCGCAGTTATTTTGAATCGGGTGGAGCACCCTGACTTTCCAGACACTGTAGGTGGTGTGATTTTTCAACCGCTTGCTTTTACGGCAGTAGCAGATGGACAGATCTGGCTAGAACCAAATGATCGTGCAAAAGAAGCGGTCCTTGATGCGATTAACGGTTGGGATCCATCCGAAAATGCTATTTACTACTTCAATCCAATTACAGCGACGAGTAAGTGGATTTGGTCACGACCCCAAATAAAGAAAATTGGCTTGCATATCTTTTGTAACTGA
- the prsW gene encoding glutamic-type intramembrane protease PrsW, with protein sequence MFILLTVAIAPGLALFSYFYLRKQIAKEPSRTLFHTFIYGAIMTFPIMFIQHVFEEENIFSEYFIRNVIFTSGLEEFFKWLILLIAIYRHVEFEDAYDGILYGASVSLGFATVENIIYLLAFGADVAFMRALLPVSSHALFGVVMGYYFGRAKFAVESNINKYLFLALLAPYCLHFMYNGIFAINALSQYLIIPFMLFLWWFGLTRVKYAHMFAMQQFRRKTKTMTK encoded by the coding sequence ATGTTCATATTGCTCACTGTGGCAATTGCGCCGGGATTGGCGCTCTTCAGCTATTTTTATTTGAGAAAACAAATTGCAAAAGAACCGTCACGTACATTATTTCATACATTCATATATGGTGCTATCATGACTTTTCCAATTATGTTCATTCAGCATGTTTTTGAGGAAGAAAATATTTTTTCTGAGTATTTCATACGGAATGTTATTTTTACGAGTGGTCTTGAGGAATTTTTTAAATGGCTTATTTTACTTATTGCGATTTATCGTCATGTTGAATTCGAAGATGCTTATGATGGGATTCTCTATGGTGCTAGTGTGTCACTTGGATTTGCTACTGTTGAAAACATTATTTATCTATTAGCATTCGGAGCTGACGTTGCTTTCATGCGTGCGCTGCTGCCGGTTTCAAGTCATGCCTTATTCGGTGTTGTAATGGGTTACTATTTTGGCCGTGCGAAATTTGCTGTGGAATCCAATATTAATAAATATTTATTTTTAGCGCTCCTTGCGCCTTATTGCCTTCACTTTATGTATAACGGAATTTTTGCGATAAATGCTCTCTCACAGTACTTAATTATCCCATTTATGCTGTTCCTATGGTGGTTCGGCTTAACTCGAGTTAAATATGCGCATATGTTCGCAATGCAGCAATTTAGACGTAAAACTAAAACGATGACAAAATGA
- a CDS encoding asparaginase gives MKKNILLIHTGGTISMQLNTETGGVILSAANPLAMEIDNIQQFANITEIEAFNLPSPHITPEHMLELKMMIDRKNAASDFDGVVITHGTDTLEETAYFLELSTNYTIPIVLTGAMRSSNEIGADGVYNLMSAVRVAASDNANNKGVLVVLNDEIHTATNVTKTHSSSVSTFQSPQYGPIGIVTKSAIHFHHAPLARICLPVELIDKKVAMFKIYAGMESDMLLSVASLGYDGVVLEGLGQGNVPPALLTGITHLLNENIPVIIVSRCFNGIAQDIYAYEGGGKMLKDMGVRFEHGLSGQKARLKLLLELCLA, from the coding sequence TTGAAGAAAAATATTTTACTGATTCATACAGGCGGAACTATTTCAATGCAGTTGAACACAGAAACCGGTGGTGTCATTTTAAGTGCAGCTAATCCACTCGCAATGGAAATTGACAATATTCAGCAGTTTGCCAACATTACCGAAATCGAAGCTTTCAATTTACCATCACCCCATATTACACCCGAGCATATGCTTGAATTGAAAATGATGATTGATAGGAAGAACGCAGCGAGTGATTTTGATGGCGTCGTCATCACCCATGGCACAGATACTCTTGAAGAAACCGCCTACTTCTTAGAACTCTCGACAAACTATACCATACCGATTGTACTGACAGGCGCTATGCGCTCTTCCAACGAAATCGGCGCGGACGGCGTCTATAATCTTATGTCTGCCGTCCGTGTCGCCGCTTCTGATAACGCAAACAACAAAGGTGTTCTCGTTGTGTTAAATGATGAAATTCATACGGCGACAAACGTGACAAAAACACATTCGAGTAGTGTGTCAACTTTCCAAAGTCCACAATATGGTCCCATAGGTATTGTGACAAAATCAGCTATTCATTTCCACCACGCACCTCTAGCTCGAATTTGTCTTCCCGTGGAATTGATTGATAAAAAAGTCGCCATGTTCAAAATCTATGCAGGCATGGAATCCGACATGCTTCTTTCAGTCGCTTCACTCGGCTATGACGGCGTTGTATTAGAAGGCCTCGGCCAAGGTAACGTGCCGCCTGCTTTACTTACTGGTATCACACACCTGCTGAATGAAAACATTCCAGTCATTATCGTCTCCCGTTGCTTCAATGGCATTGCACAAGACATTTACGCCTATGAAGGTGGCGGCAAGATGCTAAAGGATATGGGCGTCCGATTTGAGCATGGATTGAGTGGTCAGAAAGCACGACTGAAGCTTCTTCTTGAACTTTGTTTAGCTTGA
- a CDS encoding YpdA family putative bacillithiol disulfide reductase, producing MIRKDAIVVGGGPCGLSAAIELKQMGLDVLVIEKGNIVNSIYNYPTHQTFFSSSMKLSIGNIPFITAIDKPQRNDALVYYRKVAELKEIAIHSYEKVEDVQRKSEGFHVVTDKGDYFAGNVVIATGYYDNPNRLDAEGENLPNVFHYFKEAHPFFGKKVVVIGGKNSSVDAALELERAGASVTVVYRGSEYSPSVKPWILPGFDSLVRAGEIDMHFSAHVVEITASSVTIEQQGKTFVIENDYVFAMIGYHPDYTFLRNIGITTDEESGRPTFDEETMETNVEGLFIAGVIAAGNNANEIFIENGKFHGGMIARAIGAKQAAVK from the coding sequence ATGATACGAAAAGATGCAATCGTTGTCGGAGGCGGTCCATGTGGACTGTCTGCCGCGATTGAATTAAAGCAAATGGGACTTGACGTTCTCGTCATTGAAAAGGGAAACATTGTTAACTCAATTTACAATTATCCCACACATCAAACATTTTTTAGTTCAAGTATGAAATTGTCAATTGGGAATATTCCATTCATCACCGCCATTGATAAGCCGCAGCGCAACGATGCGCTGGTATATTACCGAAAGGTTGCGGAACTGAAAGAAATTGCGATTCATAGTTATGAGAAAGTGGAAGATGTCCAGCGGAAAAGTGAAGGTTTTCATGTTGTGACGGATAAAGGTGACTATTTCGCTGGAAATGTTGTCATCGCAACTGGTTACTATGATAATCCAAATCGGCTTGATGCTGAAGGGGAGAACCTGCCGAATGTCTTCCATTATTTTAAAGAAGCTCATCCGTTTTTCGGAAAAAAAGTTGTTGTGATAGGTGGTAAAAACTCGTCTGTCGACGCGGCACTTGAATTGGAGCGTGCGGGTGCATCGGTAACTGTTGTCTACCGTGGCTCCGAGTATTCACCGAGCGTCAAGCCGTGGATTTTACCTGGATTCGATAGCCTTGTTCGTGCTGGGGAGATTGATATGCATTTTAGTGCCCATGTTGTCGAGATAACAGCGTCCAGCGTGACGATTGAACAACAAGGAAAGACCTTTGTCATCGAAAATGACTATGTTTTTGCGATGATTGGCTACCATCCGGATTATACTTTCTTGAGAAATATTGGTATTACAACTGATGAGGAAAGTGGTCGACCTACTTTTGATGAAGAAACGATGGAAACGAATGTAGAGGGGCTTTTTATAGCAGGTGTTATAGCGGCGGGAAATAATGCGAACGAAATCTTTATTGAAAATGGTAAGTTTCATGGGGGTATGATTGCTCGCGCTATCGGGGCAAAGCAGGCTGCTGTGAAATAA